In Candidatus Babeliales bacterium, the DNA window AACTGCACCGGTTGGATTGCGCGTAGAAGTTGTCACTTCATGGCAAGAAGCGGTACAAAAAATTGAAAATGAACTTGAAACAAAACCGGCGGTTTTGGTCAAAGGTTCTCGTGCCATTGGACTTGAAAATTTAGTTTCGATGTTAACAACAAAAAGTGACGTTACGTCATCACAAGTATAGATTGCAAAGTTATAGCATAAATTACTATGGTAAACCCAAATAAAGAAAATGAGCAGCTTTTTTATCACAAAACGGTAATGGTCGACGAGGTTTTGCATTACCTTAGTCCTCAACCGCGAGCATTGTATTGTGATGTTACGTTTGGTTCTGGTGGACACACTAAAGCAATTTTAGATGGTCAACCAGAATGTCGTGTTGTAGCAGTCGATTGGGATGCCACATCAATAGAAACTTATGCACCTGAACTTGAAGAAAAATATCAGGAGCGACTACGTATATTGTGGGGTAATTTTTCGAATTTATATCGCTTGTTACAAAAAGCAAAAGTAGGAAAAGTTGATGGTATTCTTGCTGATTTTGGCACTTCTCAAATGCATATAAAAGAGCGTGCCGGATTTTCTTTTTATAGAGATTCTGAACTTGATATGAGAATGTCACCTGCTCATCAGCAGGTGACAGCTGAACAGGTTGTTAATAAATCTTCTGAAGCAAAATTGTGTGAAATTTTTTGGCAATTGGGCCAAGAAGCACATGCGAAAAAAATAGTAGCAGCAATTATTGAAGCGCGTCAAAGAAAGCCGATTCAAACAACGCGAGAGTTGGCTTTGATTGTTGAAAAAGCCGTTGGTCGCGGTGGAAAGCGTTCTTCAAAAATTCATCCAGCAACTAAAGTTTTTCAGGCATTACGTATTTATGTAAATCACGAGCTTAATAATATCACGGGGTTTTTATCAGGTGCGTTGCAGGTTTTAAAACCGGATGGGTTATTATTATGTATCTCATTCCATTCCTTAGAAGATCGTATTGTGAAGCAATTTTTTAAAGAGAAAGCGGATGAAGGGAAACTTGAGATAATCACTAAGCACGTGGTGGTGCCGACAGCAGAAGAAATTGCAAAAAATCCATCATCACGTTCAGCAAAATTGAGAGTCGCACGATTGATTGGATAATTTTTATAAAAAATGTATAAAAAAGCGTGTTTGTGTTTGACAAAAACATGTAATGATATACATTAAAATACGAGCAGTAAAGAAGCAAAAAAACGATACTTATCCTTAAGGATTACAGCAATGGAAATAACGGAAGTAAAAGTATTTCCGGTGACGGATGGCGAAAAATTGAAAGCCTACGCAACCATCGTCTTTGACAACGCATTTATTATTCGAGACTTAAAAGTTATCGAAGGCGTCAAAGGGTTGTTTGTTTCAATGCCATCACGTAAACGCAAAGATGGAACATTTCGTGACGTTGTGCATCCCTTGAACCCCGAAACGCGTAGCATGATTGAAGAACGCGTTGTCCAAGAATACAAGACGGTCATGGATCAGGGTGGTGCGCATCTTTCTGATGAAGAGTAGTAGATAAAAAATTTCACATTCCAGTTTTGGGGCGTGGCCAAGTGGTAAGGCAATAGGTTTTGGTCCTATGATCGGAGGTTCGAATCCTTCCGCCCCAGCCAATTTTTTTTGAATAGTATGCATTATTATAAGCCACATGTTTAATCATGTGGCTTATTTTGTTTATA includes these proteins:
- the rsmH gene encoding 16S rRNA (cytosine(1402)-N(4))-methyltransferase RsmH, with product MVNPNKENEQLFYHKTVMVDEVLHYLSPQPRALYCDVTFGSGGHTKAILDGQPECRVVAVDWDATSIETYAPELEEKYQERLRILWGNFSNLYRLLQKAKVGKVDGILADFGTSQMHIKERAGFSFYRDSELDMRMSPAHQQVTAEQVVNKSSEAKLCEIFWQLGQEAHAKKIVAAIIEARQRKPIQTTRELALIVEKAVGRGGKRSSKIHPATKVFQALRIYVNHELNNITGFLSGALQVLKPDGLLLCISFHSLEDRIVKQFFKEKADEGKLEIITKHVVVPTAEEIAKNPSSRSAKLRVARLIG
- the spoVG gene encoding septation regulator SpoVG; this encodes MEITEVKVFPVTDGEKLKAYATIVFDNAFIIRDLKVIEGVKGLFVSMPSRKRKDGTFRDVVHPLNPETRSMIEERVVQEYKTVMDQGGAHLSDEE